Proteins from one Anopheles nili chromosome 2, idAnoNiliSN_F5_01, whole genome shotgun sequence genomic window:
- the LOC128720942 gene encoding solute carrier family 35 member G1 — MPEHLELQQLVDGVLQGSTRHRSLSWLQCSCPYLGIILATVSSFFFSLCSVIVKGLVDVNPIELATFRFIGVLLPSIPIAIYREESFYPEGKRIILILRCFVGTTGLMLSFYAFRHMPLADASVIIFSTPVFVAIFARLFLREACGMFNVITIVLTLIGVVLITKPPFLFGENHVSIVDEQIMESSYDIWGPVAALSSTLFGANAYVLLRALKGLHFSVIMSNFGAFALFYTLIVCYYIGALCWPLCGTDRFLVIALALFSFGGQILLTLALQYEQAGPVAIARSADIVFAFIWQIMFFKETPSLYSVLGALLVVSSVILSGLRKWALALPRDSETRKKLQFLYLE; from the exons ATGCCCGAACACCTTGAGCTTCAGCAGTTAGTGGACGGTGTGTTGCAAGGCTCAACGCGCCATCGGTCACTCTCGTGGCTACAATGCTCATGTCCTTATCTGGGAATCATATTAGCGACTGTGtcctcgtttttcttttccctttgttCCGTCATCGTTAAGGGGTTGGTTGATGTAAACCCAATCGAGCTAGCCACATTCAG gtTTATTGGGGTGTTGTTACCCTCGATACCGATTGCAATTTACCGAGAAGAAAGTTTTTATCCAGAAGGCAAACGTATCATATTAATACTGCGTTGTTTCGTTGGCACTACAGGACTAATGCTTAGTTTCTACGCGTTCCGGCACATGCCATTGGCGGATGCATCGGTGATAATTTTTTCTACTCCGGtatttgttgctatttttgcaCGGTTATTTCTCCGGGAAGCTTGCGGAATGTTTAATGTCATTACTATCGTGCTAACGTTAATAGGCGTAGTTTTAATCACTAAACCACCATTCCTATTTGGCGAAAATCATGTGTCGATAGTGGACGAACAGATCATGGAATCCAGTTACGACATTTGGGGGCCGGTAGCTGCACTTTCGTCGACTCTCTTTGGCGCAAATGCATACGTTTTGCTCCGTGCCCTGAAAGGGCTTCATTTCTCTGTTATTATGTCGAACTTTGGCGCTTTTGCCTTATTCTACACGCTGATAGTGTGTTATTACATTGGAGCTCTTTGCTGGCCCCTATGTGGAACAGATCGTTTTCTTGTTATAGCGTTAGCTCTTTTTAGTTTCGGCGGCCAAATACTGCTTACTCTTGCTTTACAATATGAACAAGCGGGCCCCGTAGCGATAGCACGGTCTGCCGacattgttttcgctttcatttggCAGATTATGTTTTTCAAGGAAACTCCTAGCCTTTACTCGGTGCTCGGTGCTCTACTCGTTGTTAGCTCGGTCATTTTGTCCGGGCTACGGAAATGGGCTCTGGCACTACCAAGAGATtcggaaacaagaaaaaagttGCAGTTTTTATATTTAGAATAG
- the LOC128730604 gene encoding tetratricopeptide repeat protein 39C-like: protein MCTTMDDRGVEEMQDWEYVKQSITLWLNNMPKAAEDSFKDRPSSVHIIAGRTFISFMNAVISWETEKMNEAHTRLRELEKHCAGDVGWLKSVRSKLFGSSEPKKSLTETLEEQIILADSQLCLAILVSLGQDIGGFVKGGWLLRKAWKVYQHTYQQIYQLYSDTLDLSGATSVPQAPLINEQTRHATTMIMPLDLGSPGSTDWTVPNSTLQSPDDCEWASQLGSLRKSQTTTFESTDLLTVEGSSFGNIPSNESQSSGSNVKVTKSYTTDCVGNTSRPVIGSSTESLDHDKPVMECNVTREQLMLDLNVGIVHRINGSKFILPKATGHSRLSSSPPAAREICPEEIQRLMGAVSFGYGVFQLSISLLPPSLLKLISFLGFEGDRAMGIACLSFSRQSTDMRAPLATLALLWYYTIVTPFFALDGTNLSIEISAAQELINEANNHYANSSLFLFFRGRVERLKSNIQDAIRAYETACRSSAQREIKLLCLHEIGWCRLIQLDYGTALRNFKELKLCSQFSKSFYSYLTAICEGSYGQFSNLVKWRADILELINRSPQKDSQIERYIFRRCLKLPRAESGNLPKYSSSLYWKYLVFEMLFLWNALGSCNVEQLESMVVDCSQPADSLCEPMLGISRLILGACLCYLARYEEAIRAYRECITIREASDHPEQQDLHISAFSYYELALLLLREGHCDDHRVEARRLLIHAQQNFKNYDFDNRVTVRIHSVLKRLD, encoded by the exons ATGTGTACTACTATGGACGATCGAGGTGTGGAAGAGATGCAAGATTGGGAGTATGTAAAGCAGAGTATCACGCTATGGCTCAATAATATGCCGAAAGCGGCCGAGGATAGCTTCAAGGATCGTCCTTCAAGTGTACATATTATTGCAGGACGCACCTTCATCTCATTTATG AATGCCGTCATATcatgggaaacggaaaagaTGAACGAAGCCCACACTCGTTTACGAGAGCTAGAAAAGCACTGCGCGGGTGACGTAGGATGGTTAAAATCTGTTCGATCGAAGCTGTTTGGATCCAGCGAACCCAAAAAATCACTCACTGAGACGTTGGAAGAACAAATTATCTTGGCAGACAGTCAACTGTGCCTAGCCATTCTAGTGTCCTTGGGACAAGATATTGGCGGATTCGTGAAGGGTGGCTGGCTGCTGAGGAAAGCTTGGAAAGTATATCAACACACTTATCAACAGATCTATCAGCTCTACTCCGACACTCTGGATCTCAGTGGAGCAACGTCCGTCCCGCAAGCGCCGCTAATCAACGAACAAACAAGACACGCTACTACAATGATAATGCCACTGGATTTGGGATCTCCTGGATCCACTGACTGGACTGTTCCGAATTCTACCCTTCAAAGTCCAGACGACTGTGAATG GGCTTCACAATTGGGCTCTTTGCGCAAATCGCAAACTACAACATTCGAATCAACTGATTTGCTAACGGTGGAAGGATCTTCGTTTGGCAATATCCCATCGAATGAATCCCAATCAAGTGGTAGTAACGTTAAAGTAACAAAAAGTTACACAACCGATTGTGTTGGAAATACGAGCCGTCCGGTAATTGGTTCCAGCACAGAATCCCTGGATCACGATAAGCCTGTGATGGAATGCAACGTGACACGAGAACAGTTGATGCTTGATTTAAATGTAGGCATTGTTCATCGGATAAACGGGTCAAAGTTCATTCTTCCAAAGGCTACGGGACATTCGCGTTTATCCTCATCACCTCCTGCAGCAAG AGAAATTTGCCCTGAAGAGATCCAAAGATTAATGGGAGCAGTCAGTTTCGGTTATGGCGTGTTCCAGTTGAGCATATCCTTGTTACCCCCAAGCTTGCTGAAATTAATAAGTTTTCTCGGCTTCGAAGGCGACCGAGCGATGGGAATCGCTTGTTTAAGTTTTTCTCGCCAAAGCACCGACATGAGAGCACCCTTAGCTACATTAGCTCTACTTTGGTACTACACCATCGTGACGCCGTTTTTTGCACTTGATGGCACAAATTTGAGCATCGAGATTAGTGCTGCCCAGGAGCTGATCAACGAAGCAAATAATCATTATGCCAACTCAtccctttttctgtttttccgaGGTCGTGTCGAGCGTTTGAAG TCTAACATCCAGGATGCGATACGTGCTTATGAGACAGCTTGCCGTTCTTCAGCTCaacgtgaaataaaattactcTGCCTTCATGAAATTGGGTGGTGTCGTTTGATACAGCTAGATTACGGAACAGCGTTGAGGAACTTCAAGGAGCTCAA attgTGTAGTCAATTTTCGAAAAGCTTTTATTCGTATTTGACAGCAATATGCGAGGGGTCTTACGGACAGTTTTCTAACTTAGTGAAGTGGCGTGCAGATATTCTGGAATTGATTAACCGTTCTCCGCAAAAG GACTCTCAAATCGAACGGTATATTTTTCGACGCTGTCTAAAGCTGCCTCGCGCAGAAAGTGGAAACCTACCGAAATACAGTAGTTCCCTGTATTGGAAGTACCTCGTGTTTGAGATGCTGTTCCTGTGGAATGCTCTCGGTAGCTGTAAtgtcgagcagctcgagagcATGGTGGTCGATTGTTCGCAACCAGCAGATTCGCTTTGCGAACCGATGCTGGGAATATCCAGATTAATCCTTGGAGCCTGCTTATGCTACCTTGCCCGGTATGAGGAAGCGATTCGAGCTTATCGTGAATGCATCACTATACGAGAAGCGTCCGATCATCCTGAGCAACAAGACCTACACATTTCGGCTTTTTCCTACTACGAACTAGCACTGCTTTTACTCCGGGAAGGACATTGTGATGATCACAGGGTTGAGGCCCGTCGGTTGTTGATTCATGCGCAGCAGAATTTCAAAAACTACGATTTTGATAACCGTGTTACCGTGCGTATTCATTCCGTGCTTAAGCGGCTTGATTAA
- the LOC128730605 gene encoding glutamic acid-rich protein-like — MKIFAFALVLSLGLVLGIEVDTAPEVPSELELQADQEIAEHPDNADLDNAIEDHDRPDVDSDIADPSEHNEEQDTAPEPQQESEPNPQDNEQEDAAKEEEADEEEDNEQEHSDSDDSDESDEEEDDRLIAEELEERQKELDYLKRYLIGRLLPIRVRPSIIRRPWIPRPWIPHLRIRRPRLMV; from the coding sequence ATGAAgatttttgcgtttgctctCGTGCTATCTTTGGGCCTGGTTCTGGGCATTGAAGTAGACACTGCACCAGAGGTGCCATCGGAACTAGAGCTTCAAGCAGATCAAGAAATTGCAGAACATCCAGATAACGCTGATTTGGACAATGCCATTGAAGATCACGATCGGCCAGACGTTGATTCGGATATCGCAGATCCATCAGAACATAACGAAGAACAAGACACAGCTCCTGAACCGCAACAAGAATCGGAGCCCAATCCACAGGACAACGAACAGGAAGATGCTGCCAAAGAAGAGGAAGCAGATGAAGAAGAGGATAATGAGCAGGAACATTCTGATTCCGATGATTCCGATGAaagcgatgaagaagaagacgaccGTTTGATCGCAGAAGAATTGGAAGAACGTCAAAAGGAATTGGACTATCTCAAACGGTACCTGATAGGGCGGCTTCTGCCAATTAGAGTTCGTCCTTCTATCATTCGACGCCCTTGGATCCCTCGTCCTTGGATCCCTCATCTTAGGATCAGGCGCCCAAGACTAATGGTCTAA